In Arcanobacterium wilhelmae, the following are encoded in one genomic region:
- the rpsB gene encoding 30S ribosomal protein S2: MAVVTMSQLLEAGVHFGHQTRRWNPKMKRYILNDRNGIYIIDLRKTVDDINRTYEFVKETVAHGGNILFVGTKRQAQTPIREQAERVGMPYVNERWLGGMLTNFQTVTGRIQRMKELELVDFDDVAGSQYTKRELLMMRREKEKLEKTLGGIRDMVKVPSAVWIVDTNKEHLAVSEARKLNVPVVAVLDTNCDPDEVDYAIPGNDDAIRSIELLTRIVADAVAEGLVARGGSAAAEEPMPEWEREVLAADSEKGEEAPAAEETKAEAEQA; encoded by the coding sequence ATGGCAGTCGTTACCATGAGCCAGCTGCTTGAAGCTGGCGTCCACTTCGGCCACCAGACCCGCCGCTGGAACCCGAAGATGAAGCGTTACATCCTCAACGATCGTAACGGCATCTACATCATCGATCTTCGTAAGACGGTTGACGACATCAACCGCACCTACGAGTTCGTCAAGGAGACCGTCGCACACGGCGGCAACATTCTTTTCGTGGGCACCAAGCGCCAGGCGCAGACCCCGATCCGCGAGCAGGCCGAGCGCGTCGGCATGCCGTACGTGAACGAGCGTTGGCTCGGCGGTATGCTCACCAACTTCCAGACCGTCACCGGTCGTATCCAGCGCATGAAGGAGCTCGAGCTCGTCGATTTCGACGACGTCGCAGGCTCGCAGTACACCAAGCGTGAGCTGCTCATGATGCGCCGCGAGAAGGAGAAGCTCGAGAAGACCCTCGGCGGCATCCGCGACATGGTGAAGGTTCCTTCCGCTGTGTGGATCGTGGACACCAACAAGGAGCACCTCGCAGTTTCTGAAGCTCGCAAGCTGAACGTTCCGGTCGTTGCTGTTCTCGATACGAACTGCGATCCGGATGAGGTCGATTACGCGATCCCGGGCAACGATGACGCGATCCGCTCCATCGAGCTGCTCACCCGTATCGTGGCCGACGCCGTCGCTGAGGGCCTCGTTGCTCGCGGCGGTTCCGCTGCTGCTGAAGAGCCCATGCCGGAGTGGGAGCGCGAGGTTCTCGCTGCCGATTCCGAGAAGGGCGAAGAGGCTCCGGCTGCTGAAGAGACCAAGGCTGAGGCCGAGCAGGCCTGA
- a CDS encoding electron transfer flavoprotein subunit alpha/FixB family protein: MTAWIITTSSNISHLLSLAGDAETTAIVIGDAPIAGVHRALRFPLEPGVPAESLAGVVAQRVAASGTDVVLAENTAVGRVIAGAIAATLGAPVVTGATAVGEEITRIRYGLVEERIARTGVVVLVADGGEPAEGAVPEEETVTAQGYAARVAATNAAAKESVDLKAAKRIVGVGRGFENIEDLAIARDFAHAIDAQIGATRPLVDGTHWFGRDQYLGISGHVVAPDVYVAAGVSGQIQHTAGIAESGTIIVINDDELSPIFELADYGIVGDLYEILPALAKELQ, from the coding sequence ATGACTGCATGGATTATTACGACGTCCTCCAATATTTCTCATCTGCTGTCGCTTGCGGGCGACGCCGAAACCACGGCGATCGTCATCGGCGACGCCCCGATCGCGGGTGTGCATCGCGCGCTCCGGTTCCCGCTGGAGCCGGGAGTCCCCGCCGAGTCGCTGGCGGGTGTGGTCGCTCAGCGTGTTGCAGCGTCGGGCACCGATGTCGTACTGGCGGAGAACACGGCCGTTGGTCGCGTGATCGCAGGCGCGATTGCGGCGACTCTCGGAGCGCCGGTAGTGACGGGCGCGACGGCGGTGGGCGAGGAGATTACTCGCATCCGCTACGGCCTGGTCGAGGAGCGGATCGCGCGCACCGGCGTCGTCGTGCTTGTCGCCGACGGCGGTGAGCCGGCTGAGGGAGCCGTTCCGGAAGAAGAAACGGTCACCGCGCAAGGCTACGCAGCCCGAGTCGCCGCAACGAACGCTGCGGCAAAGGAATCAGTGGATTTGAAGGCTGCCAAGCGCATCGTCGGCGTTGGACGCGGTTTCGAGAACATCGAAGATTTGGCGATCGCCCGCGATTTCGCCCACGCCATCGACGCCCAGATCGGTGCTACGCGCCCGTTGGTGGACGGCACCCATTGGTTTGGCCGCGATCAGTATCTCGGTATTTCCGGGCACGTCGTGGCGCCGGACGTGTACGTGGCAGCGGGCGTTTCTGGACAAATCCAGCACACGGCCGGTATCGCGGAGTCGGGGACGATCATCGTGATCAATGATGACGAACTCTCGCCGATCTTCGAGCTCGCAGATTACGGTATTGTGGGCGATTTGTACGAGATCCTGCCCGCGCTTGCGAAGGAACTTCAATGA
- a CDS encoding electron transfer flavoprotein subunit beta/FixA family protein has protein sequence MSVVVAYKFASNPQDASVDAGGVIDFSRAKPSVSEYDPVAMAVGRTLAGSLGTEVVGVTVGTSAAGAKSARSNALAKGLDRAVIVADDTTATWNSTQVARAIASLAVANEAQVILTGDASVDESAKMVSALVAGVLGWPAFQDVTAVAPSDGGFTLTQNVEGGSRTIEVDGPVVVAIDPDAAEPAAPSMKEILAAAKKPAEVLENIEVEDVPFEVLGTAKPTPTPRKHLRFDSASELAAALRADGIL, from the coding sequence ATGAGCGTTGTGGTGGCGTACAAGTTCGCCTCGAATCCGCAGGACGCATCGGTCGACGCCGGCGGCGTGATCGATTTTTCGCGTGCGAAGCCGTCGGTGAGCGAATATGACCCGGTGGCGATGGCGGTTGGCCGCACGCTTGCTGGCTCGCTTGGCACCGAGGTGGTGGGAGTGACTGTGGGCACCAGTGCGGCCGGCGCGAAGTCTGCGCGCTCGAATGCGCTGGCGAAGGGCTTGGATCGCGCAGTGATTGTTGCTGACGATACGACGGCGACCTGGAACTCCACGCAGGTGGCTCGCGCGATCGCGTCGCTTGCGGTTGCGAACGAGGCTCAAGTGATTCTCACTGGTGATGCGTCGGTTGATGAGTCGGCGAAGATGGTGAGCGCCCTTGTGGCTGGCGTCCTCGGCTGGCCGGCGTTCCAGGACGTCACGGCCGTGGCGCCTTCCGACGGCGGTTTCACCCTCACGCAGAACGTTGAGGGCGGATCTCGCACGATCGAGGTCGATGGCCCCGTCGTCGTCGCCATTGATCCGGATGCTGCAGAGCCAGCCGCGCCGTCGATGAAGGAGATCTTGGCTGCTGCGAAGAAGCCGGCGGAAGTTCTCGAAAATATTGAAGTGGAAGACGTGCCGTTTGAGGTTCTCGGCACAGCGAAGCCCACGCCCACCCCGCGCAAGCACCTGCGTTTCGATTCTGCATCCGAGCTCGCGGCGGCTTTGCGTGCGGACGGCATTCTCTGA
- a CDS encoding YraN family protein: MNEYTTRQLGAWGEQCARRYLESHEWEILDMNWRVRGGELDIVGFDPGRGALVAVEVKTRRTEAKGAPEAAVTPTKLQRLRALLLQWVVKHDYWAPQIAVDVIGVRVFDGTEYTIDHVVGVQ; encoded by the coding sequence ATGAATGAATATACAACCAGGCAGCTCGGTGCGTGGGGTGAACAGTGCGCGCGCCGTTATTTGGAAAGCCACGAGTGGGAAATACTCGACATGAACTGGAGGGTTCGCGGGGGAGAACTCGATATTGTGGGGTTCGATCCGGGGCGTGGCGCGCTCGTTGCCGTGGAGGTGAAGACGAGGCGAACGGAGGCAAAAGGCGCACCGGAAGCGGCAGTTACTCCAACGAAGCTCCAACGCCTACGCGCCCTACTTCTGCAGTGGGTGGTCAAGCACGATTACTGGGCGCCGCAGATCGCGGTTGATGTGATCGGGGTTCGTGTTTTCGACGGTACCGAGTACACGATCGATCATGTGGTGGGTGTGCAATGA
- the dprA gene encoding DNA-processing protein DprA gives MELDREHAAALDWTRIAEGPDPVAVGIVERMGYAQGLSAVKSGKGLSQREMDARERWLGRLAKLRPFEYECLDKLGIWLLIPSDQEWPAGLDYLGNNRPLALWARGDVSALSQPALAVVGSRDCTRYGARIASNVGYEFASKGIVIVSGGAFGIDGHAHRGALAADGRTVLVSAAGVDRVYPSSHESLYKEVVAGKGAVISESPVGAAPHRFRFLARNRIIAALGLATVVVEAPFKSGALSTARHAMEIGREVAAFPGPIDAPTSVGCNELIRHGATLVTSHTQIAELIEPIGVNPLADDAFFSPATDGSDQVTRRLIDALPKHGGAQLADVARIAGVSMPEAMEGMAKLKGQGKVSYTDGRWKLAGEISLPRRYCE, from the coding sequence ATGGAGCTGGATCGCGAACATGCTGCCGCTCTCGACTGGACAAGGATCGCCGAAGGTCCGGATCCTGTGGCTGTCGGTATTGTCGAGCGCATGGGATATGCTCAGGGGCTTTCAGCTGTGAAGAGCGGAAAGGGGCTGTCGCAGCGCGAGATGGACGCGCGCGAACGCTGGCTCGGCCGCCTCGCCAAACTTCGGCCGTTTGAATACGAGTGCTTAGACAAGCTCGGTATTTGGCTTTTGATCCCCAGCGATCAGGAGTGGCCGGCCGGCCTGGACTATCTTGGAAACAACCGCCCGTTGGCGCTATGGGCGCGCGGCGACGTTTCTGCGCTCTCGCAGCCTGCGCTCGCGGTTGTTGGATCGCGCGATTGTACGCGCTACGGGGCGAGGATCGCGTCGAATGTGGGCTACGAGTTCGCCTCGAAGGGCATCGTGATCGTGAGCGGAGGGGCATTTGGGATCGACGGCCACGCGCACCGCGGTGCCCTTGCCGCTGATGGTCGCACAGTCCTCGTTAGCGCTGCGGGGGTTGATCGCGTGTATCCGTCGTCGCACGAGTCTCTCTACAAGGAAGTTGTGGCAGGGAAGGGTGCAGTGATCTCGGAATCTCCGGTCGGTGCCGCACCTCACCGGTTCCGCTTTTTAGCGCGCAACAGGATCATTGCAGCACTCGGTCTGGCAACCGTGGTGGTGGAGGCTCCATTCAAATCGGGCGCTCTTTCAACGGCGCGTCACGCGATGGAGATTGGGCGTGAGGTTGCGGCATTCCCCGGCCCGATTGACGCTCCGACGTCGGTAGGGTGCAACGAACTGATCCGACACGGCGCAACGCTGGTGACGTCGCATACCCAGATCGCAGAGCTGATCGAGCCGATAGGCGTAAACCCGCTCGCGGACGATGCATTCTTCTCGCCTGCAACGGACGGATCGGACCAGGTGACGCGCCGTTTGATCGACGCGTTGCCGAAGCATGGGGGAGCGCAGCTCGCCGATGTCGCACGGATCGCAGGCGTCAGCATGCCAGAAGCGATGGAAGGCATGGCCAAGCTGAAAGGGCAAGGAAAGGTGAGCTACACGGACGGACGGTGGAAACTCGCTGGGGAGATCTCGCTTCCTCGCCGATACTGTGAGTGA
- a CDS encoding YifB family Mg chelatase-like AAA ATPase: MAYTVALRGLEGVPVLVEAVTMSGLPGMALVGLGDAAVGEAKERLRAGFLAAKVPWPNSKLTINMSPADLHKSGTGFDLALAAAVMCALGARGFDERTVLLGELGLDGSVRGVRGVIPAVLAAQRHGFDRVICAAASAKAAALVPGMEVEPISHLAQLARLLGVKDAPKVPLAPDEPVPTPHEEVGDLSDVCGQEEAIFGLTVAAAGGHHMLMVGPPGVGKSMLAERLPGVLPDLTNEQAVEVAAIQSLSGLEFGRLPTRPPLQSVHHTATAPAIVGGGSGIARPGAVTKAHCGVLYCDEFPEFSTVAIQSLREPLERGVVEINRALASVTYPARFQLVAAANPCRCGKLFDGPGRCTCTARDRIMYRANLGGPVRDRIDVNLVLRRPSRMALRRGGSVSSAQVRDQVCAARERQAVRAKRAEFRSGVGRTNADLAGTWLRSNTVIDGELREQLDRDLAMGLISMRAIDRILRLAWSVADLAGHDSPTQSDLYIAANLKMTMEGEN; encoded by the coding sequence GTGGCATATACTGTGGCGCTACGCGGGCTTGAAGGTGTCCCTGTGCTTGTGGAAGCCGTCACCATGAGTGGCCTGCCAGGCATGGCCTTGGTGGGGTTGGGAGATGCGGCGGTCGGGGAGGCGAAGGAGCGGCTTCGCGCAGGTTTCTTGGCCGCGAAGGTGCCCTGGCCAAATTCGAAGCTGACGATCAACATGTCGCCGGCGGATCTCCATAAATCCGGAACGGGGTTCGATCTTGCGCTCGCGGCTGCGGTGATGTGCGCATTAGGGGCCCGCGGATTCGACGAACGCACGGTGCTCCTGGGCGAACTTGGCCTTGATGGATCGGTTCGTGGCGTGCGTGGAGTGATCCCCGCGGTCCTTGCCGCCCAGCGGCACGGGTTTGACCGGGTGATTTGTGCTGCGGCGAGCGCGAAGGCGGCCGCGCTTGTGCCGGGCATGGAGGTGGAACCGATTTCTCACCTGGCTCAGCTTGCGCGGTTGTTGGGAGTCAAGGATGCTCCCAAGGTTCCGCTTGCTCCTGATGAGCCGGTGCCAACGCCTCACGAGGAGGTTGGTGATCTCAGTGACGTGTGCGGCCAAGAGGAGGCGATCTTCGGCTTGACTGTTGCAGCTGCGGGTGGTCATCACATGCTGATGGTCGGTCCGCCCGGGGTGGGTAAATCGATGCTGGCCGAGCGGTTGCCAGGTGTCTTGCCGGATCTGACAAACGAGCAGGCAGTAGAGGTCGCCGCGATCCAGTCGCTGTCTGGCCTGGAGTTTGGGCGTCTCCCTACGCGTCCGCCGTTGCAGTCCGTTCACCACACTGCAACGGCTCCGGCCATCGTCGGAGGAGGTTCGGGAATCGCGCGGCCCGGGGCAGTCACCAAGGCGCACTGCGGAGTGCTGTACTGCGATGAATTTCCTGAGTTCTCAACAGTGGCAATTCAGTCGCTGCGTGAGCCTCTGGAGCGTGGAGTAGTAGAGATTAACCGGGCGCTCGCGTCGGTTACGTATCCTGCACGATTCCAGCTTGTTGCAGCAGCGAATCCATGCCGATGCGGCAAACTCTTCGACGGTCCGGGCAGGTGCACATGCACGGCACGCGATCGCATCATGTACCGGGCAAATCTCGGCGGTCCGGTCCGAGATCGCATCGATGTGAACTTGGTACTTCGTAGGCCGAGCCGAATGGCTCTGCGCCGGGGTGGCTCGGTGAGCTCAGCCCAGGTGCGCGATCAGGTCTGCGCCGCTCGTGAACGGCAAGCAGTGAGGGCGAAGCGTGCCGAGTTCCGTTCAGGTGTGGGGCGAACCAATGCGGATCTTGCAGGTACGTGGCTCAGATCCAACACGGTGATTGACGGTGAACTCCGTGAGCAACTCGATCGCGATTTGGCGATGGGGCTGATCTCGATGCGCGCGATCGACCGTATCCTGCGCCTCGCCTGGTCAGTGGCCGATCTTGCCGGCCATGATTCGCCCACGCAGTCGGATCTCTATATTGCCGCAAACCTCAAGATGACGATGGAAGGGGAGAACTGA
- a CDS encoding ribonuclease HII, translating into MITPSRELEKAALAALPAGSYVAGVDEVGRGSLAGPVSVGIAVVGNETTDDFPAKLRDSKQISSHVREELAEPVRQWLVASAVGHASAAEIDERGIIGGLRLAAARAATQLAEAGVAFHAVLLDGSHDWWSADSLFDVDGPPRVPVTMTVKGDASSAVIACASVLAKVERDALMVALDGAHPGYDWARNKGYSSPSHIEALSRLGASEYHRRSWHLPGVEEK; encoded by the coding sequence GTGATCACGCCATCGCGTGAGCTGGAAAAGGCGGCTCTTGCCGCGCTCCCAGCTGGTTCGTACGTGGCCGGTGTTGACGAGGTGGGCCGAGGTTCGCTGGCAGGGCCGGTATCGGTGGGGATCGCCGTCGTCGGGAACGAAACTACTGATGATTTCCCGGCAAAGTTGCGCGATTCGAAGCAGATTTCGTCGCACGTGCGCGAGGAGCTCGCGGAGCCGGTGCGACAGTGGCTGGTTGCGAGTGCCGTCGGGCACGCGAGCGCCGCGGAAATCGACGAACGTGGGATCATTGGCGGCTTGCGGCTCGCGGCGGCGCGGGCGGCAACGCAGCTCGCAGAAGCTGGTGTTGCTTTCCATGCGGTTTTGCTGGACGGCAGTCACGACTGGTGGAGCGCGGATTCGTTGTTCGACGTCGATGGGCCGCCTCGCGTGCCTGTGACGATGACGGTGAAAGGGGATGCTTCGAGCGCCGTGATCGCATGTGCCTCCGTACTGGCAAAAGTGGAACGTGACGCCCTGATGGTGGCCCTCGACGGCGCTCATCCGGGATACGATTGGGCAAGAAATAAGGGATACTCCTCACCTTCGCACATCGAGGCGCTGAGCAGGCTCGGGGCGAGCGAGTATCATCGCAGGTCATGGCACCTTCCTGGTGTCGAAGAGAAGTAG
- a CDS encoding tyrosine recombinase XerC, whose protein sequence is MDEIVDKYRNELQVRRGLSPHTVRAYLREARSLLEFLAARTDDLDGSLPALELADIRAWLAEQSSTGAARASLARHSAAIHTFSTWLFKNGYTKQDAARRLKSPKAANELPRVLTKEQAGQLLGLTKQLAADGEPLATRNWAVLEMLYGTAIRVSELTGLDISSISPDGTIRVCGKGDKERVVPFGRPARAALMAWLSVRSTVADGETSALFVGARGRRLDPREVRKFLSSLTALAGVPDISPHDLRHSAATHLLDGGSDLRTVQEILGHSSLGTTQRYTHVSAERLRAAFAQAHPRA, encoded by the coding sequence GTGGACGAGATTGTTGACAAATACCGTAACGAGCTGCAGGTGAGGCGAGGGCTTTCGCCTCACACCGTCCGTGCGTATCTGCGTGAAGCGCGGTCATTACTCGAGTTCCTCGCCGCCCGAACCGACGATCTTGACGGCTCGCTTCCGGCCCTTGAACTAGCTGATATTCGCGCGTGGCTCGCTGAGCAAAGTTCTACAGGTGCGGCTCGGGCGTCTCTTGCGCGGCATTCGGCCGCCATCCACACTTTCTCTACGTGGCTGTTTAAAAACGGGTACACCAAACAGGACGCTGCCCGCAGGCTCAAATCGCCAAAAGCGGCGAACGAACTCCCTCGCGTTCTGACAAAAGAGCAAGCCGGCCAGCTACTGGGGCTCACGAAACAGCTCGCAGCAGATGGTGAGCCTCTGGCCACCCGAAATTGGGCTGTGCTCGAAATGCTCTATGGCACAGCGATCCGTGTTTCGGAGCTCACTGGCCTGGACATTTCCTCGATTTCGCCGGACGGCACCATTCGCGTTTGCGGAAAAGGAGACAAGGAGCGCGTTGTTCCATTCGGGCGTCCTGCACGCGCAGCTTTAATGGCGTGGCTCTCCGTTCGCAGCACCGTCGCTGATGGTGAGACGTCTGCGCTGTTTGTGGGTGCTCGCGGCCGCCGGCTCGACCCGCGCGAGGTCCGCAAGTTCCTCTCCTCACTGACTGCCCTCGCTGGTGTGCCCGATATTTCCCCACACGATCTGCGCCACTCGGCAGCCACCCATCTGCTCGACGGTGGGTCTGACCTTCGAACCGTCCAAGAGATCCTTGGCCACTCGTCGCTGGGAACCACACAACGCTATACGCACGTTTCTGCTGAGCGTTTGCGAGCCGCATTCGCGCAGGCACACCCGAGGGCATAG
- a CDS encoding M23 family metallopeptidase translates to MTTFSLLLASVLPLPHLAPVSPDLAYLAGQRILREGTASSEILGAVLSAPSDAAGQPGEAPNLTSAFSPDSDVSVSRERRYTSPTGSKPHVVSSFAPGANNWDAGRRGVELELGEGAPVYAAGEGTVIYAGTLVDRQVVSIEHDDGLRTTYEPVSPMVTVGERVSQGQIIGTVATRPCEAGNCLHWGAKYGQKGYLNPMSLLGGTIRLLH, encoded by the coding sequence ATGACTACTTTTTCTCTGCTCCTTGCCAGCGTGCTTCCACTTCCACATCTGGCTCCAGTTTCTCCTGACCTGGCGTATCTCGCCGGGCAACGTATTCTCCGCGAGGGTACGGCATCGTCCGAGATACTGGGAGCCGTCCTAAGCGCACCTTCCGACGCCGCAGGCCAGCCCGGCGAGGCACCCAACCTCACCTCCGCTTTCTCTCCCGACAGCGATGTGAGTGTTTCGCGAGAGCGGCGATACACCTCACCGACGGGGAGCAAACCTCACGTTGTATCCAGCTTCGCGCCGGGTGCGAACAATTGGGATGCCGGCCGGCGTGGCGTGGAGCTTGAACTCGGCGAAGGAGCACCTGTGTATGCGGCCGGCGAGGGCACAGTGATCTACGCTGGCACGTTAGTTGACCGTCAGGTCGTCTCCATCGAGCACGACGACGGCTTGCGAACCACGTACGAGCCAGTCTCGCCGATGGTGACGGTTGGCGAGCGTGTTTCCCAAGGCCAGATTATTGGCACCGTTGCTACCCGCCCATGCGAGGCCGGGAACTGTCTCCATTGGGGCGCAAAATACGGCCAGAAAGGATATCTCAATCCGATGTCGCTCCTGGGCGGCACAATCCGCCTGCTCCACTGA
- a CDS encoding DUF2469 domain-containing protein, producing the protein MGEIENYESDAELALYREYREVVNLFRYVVETERRFYLANDVDVKVRASNGGDIFFEVTLTDAWVWDIFRSSRFIRSARIVSFKDVNVEELNKPDISKELNFEH; encoded by the coding sequence ATGGGCGAGATCGAAAATTACGAGTCCGACGCCGAGCTGGCGCTCTATCGCGAGTACCGCGAAGTCGTGAACTTGTTCCGCTACGTGGTGGAAACGGAGCGCCGGTTCTACCTGGCGAACGACGTGGACGTGAAAGTACGCGCCTCGAACGGTGGCGATATTTTCTTTGAAGTGACGCTGACGGACGCGTGGGTGTGGGATATTTTCCGTTCGTCGCGCTTTATTCGCAGTGCGCGGATCGTGTCGTTCAAGGACGTGAATGTGGAGGAGCTGAATAAGCCTGACATTTCCAAGGAGCTGAATTTCGAGCACTGA
- the tsf gene encoding translation elongation factor Ts, translating to MANFTAADIKALREKTGAGMMDVKNALTEAEGDTAKAEELLRLRGAKIAAKREDRTATAGLVLSHIEGEEGNQRGIIVEVNSETDFVAKNESFIEFANEILEAAKASKANTLEELLAAPAGDSTVAELITAKTGVIGEKIDVNSFAVLEGEHVEAYMHRTATDLPPQVAVLVATDAKGAEVAHDVAVHIAAMNPSYLSREDVPEAEVENERRIATELTISEGKPEKAVPKIVEGRLGGFFKQVALLEQPFARDPKLSVGQVVEQAGATVTGFKRVRVGENA from the coding sequence ATGGCAAACTTTACTGCCGCTGATATCAAGGCGCTTCGTGAGAAGACCGGCGCCGGCATGATGGACGTGAAGAACGCTCTGACCGAGGCCGAAGGCGATACCGCCAAGGCTGAGGAGCTGTTGCGCCTGCGCGGTGCAAAGATCGCCGCGAAGCGCGAGGATCGCACCGCTACCGCTGGCCTCGTTCTGTCCCACATTGAGGGCGAAGAAGGTAACCAGCGCGGCATCATCGTTGAGGTGAACTCTGAGACCGACTTCGTTGCAAAGAACGAGTCGTTCATCGAGTTCGCAAACGAGATCCTCGAGGCTGCGAAGGCGTCGAAGGCCAACACCCTCGAAGAGCTTCTTGCAGCTCCGGCTGGCGATTCCACGGTTGCTGAGCTCATCACCGCCAAGACCGGCGTGATCGGCGAGAAGATCGACGTGAACTCCTTCGCAGTTCTCGAAGGTGAGCACGTTGAGGCTTACATGCACCGCACCGCTACCGATCTCCCGCCGCAGGTTGCCGTTCTCGTGGCAACCGATGCGAAGGGCGCTGAGGTTGCGCACGATGTTGCTGTGCACATCGCTGCGATGAACCCGTCGTACCTCTCGCGTGAGGACGTTCCGGAGGCTGAGGTCGAGAACGAGCGTCGTATCGCAACCGAGCTCACCATTTCGGAGGGTAAGCCGGAGAAGGCTGTTCCGAAGATCGTCGAAGGCCGCCTCGGTGGTTTCTTCAAGCAGGTTGCGCTCCTTGAGCAGCCGTTCGCTCGCGATCCGAAGCTCTCCGTGGGCCAGGTTGTTGAGCAGGCCGGTGCCACCGTGACCGGCTTCAAGCGCGTGCGCGTGGGCGAGAACGCCTGA